The region GCAAATTCCTGTTCTTCCTTGCCGAAGGCATCGGCACGGTGATGTTCCCGCTCGCGGTCGAGGCGCACGCGCGCCGCGAGCCCAACGTCCCGATCCTCGTTCGCGCGCTCGGGCTCTTCGCCGTTGCGGCGGGCGTGGCGATCGCCGTCGTGATGATCGCGCCCGACCTCGTCGTCGATCGCGTTTTCGGCTCGCGATACGCGCCCGTCCGCGAAATCCTGCCGCGATATCTGATCTGGGCCGCGTGGCTTTCGGCGACGGTACTGGTCGTGAAATTCCGCCTCGCGCAGGGCAAGGCTGACGCGCTCGCGATTCTCGCCGGGTGTGCGATCGCGTTGGCCGTCTTACTGGCGGCGTCCTCATACGGACCCGCGGGGCTCGCATCGATGCTCGCCGCGTTTGGCGCGACCGTATTCGTGGGCACTGTGTTATTCACGGCATGGATGGCTCGGAAAGACCCGCAAGGGGCGACGACATGATCCCGCGTTTCTCGCCGAATCTTTCCATGTCCGATCTCGCCGCCGCGTGGCGCGGACGAAACGACGATGAATCCGCCGTGCGCGAATTCGAGGATGCGTTCGCTGCGTACCTCGGCCGCCGCCATGCGATCGCGGTCGCCAGCGCCCGCGCGGGACTCTACCTGCTCCTGACGACGGCGCCGCGCAGGATCGCCACCGCCGCGATGCCCGCGCTCACATACTGGGCAGTGCCCTCAGTGTGTCTGCTCGCCGACGTGCATCCCGCGTTCGTGGACATCGATTTGGAAACGATGCTCATGGACGAAGCGCGACTCGCGGCGCTGCCCGGCGAGGTCGGCGCGATCGTCGCCACGCACCTCTACGGTCGCGTGCAGGACATGGACGCGATCATCGAATTCGCGAAGCGGCGAGGCGCGCTGGTGATCGAGGACGTGGCGCAGGGTCTGGGCGCGGCGTGGCGCGGCAAGCCGTGCGGGTCGTTCGGTGATGCGGCGTACTTCACCTTTGGACCGACCAAGAACTTCACGACGCTCGGCGGCGGAATGGTCGCGCTCGATGATGATGCGTGGGCTTCGCGCATCCGCGAACGGCTCGCCGCCGGGCGGCGCACGTCGCGAACGCAACTCGCGAAACGCGCGGCCTTCGCGTCGGCGATGCGCGTCGCGGCGGATCGACGCATATTCGCGGCAACGCTCGCCCCCGCGCTTCGCGCCCTCAAGCCGCGCGGCATCGACGTGATTGACCTCGCGACGGCGGACCCGCCGCGCGCCTACGATCGCGTCCCGGCCGACTTTCTCGATGGATTGCCGTCAGGCACGCAGGCGCGCGTGGGGCTGTCGCAGCTCGAAAAACTCGACGCGCAAAACGCACGCCGCCGGGCGAACGGGCTGCATCTCGCGCGGTTGCTCGACGGCACGCCGGGGCTTCACCTCGGCCACGTGCGCGAGGGCGAGACGCCGATCTTCATGAGTTTTCCCGTGCTCGTGAACGCGCCCGACGAACTCGCGCGCCGCCTTGTGGCGCACGGCGTGGACAGCGCGCGCGGCTACATGAGTGCATGCGCCGACGAGCGGATCTTCGCGCGATACCGATCCGATTGCCCGAACGCGCGCCGCGCCGCCGACAGCATCCTGCACTTGCCGGTGCATCCCGATCTCACCGCGTCGGACCTCGCCCACATCGCCCGCGCCGTGCGGGAATGCGTGACGCACATGCGAGTCAGCTCGTAAGAAATTTATGAAGTTCGGGTCCGGTGTCGGACAAATATGCGGCGTGGTCCGCCGCCCTCACCACTTCAGTAGCCAGAACAGCTTCAGCGGCTCGAACGCCCTGCGGTCGGGGTAAGAGACGATCGTGTACGTCGGGTACCCGGCGACCGTCTGAAAGGTCGGGCGACCGAGCGTCGCGGCGAGCACCTTGACGACCTCGGCGTCGGGGTCGAATCGCTCGCCGTCGTGGTCGATCAGCGTGATGCGAAACGCGAGCGGCGCGAACGACAGGGCTTTGGCGGCGAGGCCGCGCGACCCCATGCGCAGCGCCTCGGCGTCGGTCGCGGCGAGCGGTTTGAACTGCCATCGGCCCCGGCTGTAGAACTCGAAGGGCGCGGCCGACTCGGCGGAATACGCCATCACCCATTCGCGCGGGCGCGGCTCGCCGAGGCGGGCGTGAATCTCGCGCCAGTCGGCGGGATTGTAGCGACGATTGCGGTGGACATCGTTGACCGCGCCCGCGGCGAGCAGCACGAGCACCACGGCGATGGCCGCCGCGAGGACGCCGCCGAAGCGCGAGCGGCGCGACAGTTCGCCGATCCCCGACGCCACGCACCCGATCGCCGCGGGCGCGACGATCGTCATGTCCACCAGCGAGACGGGCACGAAGATGCGCGCGACGAAGGCGATCACCACGGGCACGGCGAAGAGCGCGCCGAGAAATGGATGCCGAAAGCCGCCCCAGAAGCCCAGCACCGCGACAAAGGCGAAAAGCGCGAAAAGGGCGACGACGAGCGCGGCGTCGCCGACGCCGGCGAAGTGCCACAGCCCGGAGAACGTGGGGATGTGCCAGGTGTCCACGCCGAAGGGGAAATTGGCGCAAAGGCGCGCGGCGAATGCGGTGAGATCCTCGCGCGGGATCGTCGCCATGCCGTGCGCCGCTTGGCGCACCATCGCGGGCAGCCACGGCAGGCCGAGCAGCACCGCACCCGCGACGGGCGCGAACGCGTCGCGAAAGCGAAAGCCCGGTTTAATCGATGAGGAAAACATCGCGAAGCCGAGCCACGCGACGTAGAACCACGCGAAGGTGTGCGTGTAGATCGCGAGCGCGGCGAAAATCACCGTCGGCAGCTTAGCGCTTTCGCCGTGCGTCGCGAGCCACGCGCTGGCGTAGTATGCGGAGAGCGCGACGAAGAGCGTCGCGAGCGCGACCGGAGACGCTTGCTGCGCCGCCTCGACCGACATGGGGTGCAGCGAGAGCAGCACGCACGCCAGCGTCGCGGTCACGGCGGTGATCTTGCGTTCGATGACCAGAAACGCGACGCCGACCGCCGCGGCGGAGAAGAGCGCGGACGGCAGACGCACCCACCACTCGGCGTCGGAGATCGTCGACCACAACGCGATGAACAGCGGGTAGATCGGCGGTTCGAACGATGTGGAGAAATACGCGAGGAGCCCGCCGCCGCCGAATGTGAGCCGGTGCACCTCGGCCGACGTGAACCCCGGCGAACCGATGCCCACCAGGCGCGCGGCGAGCGCGGCCACGGCGAACATTGCCGCTGCGATCCACCGATCGCGATCGTCGAGTTTCATGTCTTTCCCGAAAAGTCGTGCGAACCGGCGGCGATCCTAGCACGCGGCGCGGGGCCGCTCCAGCGCGGCATCAAAACAATTTCGTGGAATCGAGCAGC is a window of Deltaproteobacteria bacterium DNA encoding:
- a CDS encoding DegT/DnrJ/EryC1/StrS family aminotransferase gives rise to the protein MIPRFSPNLSMSDLAAAWRGRNDDESAVREFEDAFAAYLGRRHAIAVASARAGLYLLLTTAPRRIATAAMPALTYWAVPSVCLLADVHPAFVDIDLETMLMDEARLAALPGEVGAIVATHLYGRVQDMDAIIEFAKRRGALVIEDVAQGLGAAWRGKPCGSFGDAAYFTFGPTKNFTTLGGGMVALDDDAWASRIRERLAAGRRTSRTQLAKRAAFASAMRVAADRRIFAATLAPALRALKPRGIDVIDLATADPPRAYDRVPADFLDGLPSGTQARVGLSQLEKLDAQNARRRANGLHLARLLDGTPGLHLGHVREGETPIFMSFPVLVNAPDELARRLVAHGVDSARGYMSACADERIFARYRSDCPNARRAADSILHLPVHPDLTASDLAHIARAVRECVTHMRVSS
- a CDS encoding glycosyltransferase family 39 protein, which translates into the protein MKLDDRDRWIAAAMFAVAALAARLVGIGSPGFTSAEVHRLTFGGGGLLAYFSTSFEPPIYPLFIALWSTISDAEWWVRLPSALFSAAAVGVAFLVIERKITAVTATLACVLLSLHPMSVEAAQQASPVALATLFVALSAYYASAWLATHGESAKLPTVIFAALAIYTHTFAWFYVAWLGFAMFSSSIKPGFRFRDAFAPVAGAVLLGLPWLPAMVRQAAHGMATIPREDLTAFAARLCANFPFGVDTWHIPTFSGLWHFAGVGDAALVVALFALFAFVAVLGFWGGFRHPFLGALFAVPVVIAFVARIFVPVSLVDMTIVAPAAIGCVASGIGELSRRSRFGGVLAAAIAVVLVLLAAGAVNDVHRNRRYNPADWREIHARLGEPRPREWVMAYSAESAAPFEFYSRGRWQFKPLAATDAEALRMGSRGLAAKALSFAPLAFRITLIDHDGERFDPDAEVVKVLAATLGRPTFQTVAGYPTYTIVSYPDRRAFEPLKLFWLLKW